The DNA segment TTCcttactgtaccttcgcctgctctttatttaataaaagcagtttgttgacttatattgtgactgtctcatcttgtgtgtgtgtgtccgggttacaaaagtttaattgcataagatacatttaaatgtatatacatatatttacatttagcagggaaataaatatgcattgCAAGTTATAGtttctccagggatgcttgtgcatcagacgctggaaatgtcccgctccttactgaaacggaaaataCGATTGGTTTTCAATAATCCAATCGTGTCTGAAAtgaatgttctgattggtggatcagctcagtccgtctgtctgtcttggCAGTGCACCCCAGGCAGTGCACCCCAGGCAGTGCACCCCAGTCAGTGCATCTCCGAGCGTGTTTTGAGAGAATCtctgttcatttttttttaaaataataataataaaacacaattcactcaacagtGCTGCGGCATCGCATTATTAGACTGAAAAAGTTCCGGGTCAAAAGCTTGTTGTTCTGGCGGCCACACATATCATCAGTTATTTTatgtgggcatacgcaaaatcctaaaacagatAGGAGGGCATACGATGTatatatgccctagactacacaccgaagctgtttctctgatattctatcattacctctacaaggcgCTGATCCCTCTTATTTGAACGAGTCTTGTGATGATGCAAGCGCTTGTCTTCTTGTGTCTTTCAGCAATTATGAAggttaagatgagtggaagaagaaacAGTTTCCCATCATGCACAAGTATTTGCAaatatagcctaatccattttatttcactttgatgcTTATGATAATTGTTCGTGATAACCAAATATATACCCCTagttaaaaaaatttatacattatttaaatcaatatttttgtgtgaggatcgatatttttggtacaacatcagtattggaagtatcgatacttttaggatcaatccgcccatccctacctattggttttgggtgagaacagcctaatatgtaactcctttttcactgtacatttcatcattgcagtctttaggcacgatcatgatttcaagcttgattacatttcctagtgcttgacgcatgcgcagagctaGATGCCGCTAGGAAGTCAaccaaagagactgctgatgtcaagtttCATagtggagttacattttggtctgttctcaccaaaaaacgATTGGGATTTATGTGGCATTCAtttgctttttgaagcttaaaagttttggtcaccatttacttgcattgtatggacctgcagagctgagatattcttctatgtTTTTGTtccgtagaagaaagaaagtcatacacatctgggatggcatgagagtgagtaaatgatgaaagaattttcatttttggttgaactatccctttatccctgaaaacacattttaagggttagatcaggtagataTAGTTCCTTTAGGTAACaactgcaggttaccactttttacagtgaatGACTATTTCAGtcggttgttattattatttgatagagattgcactcacaaaaGCTATTTCTACCaattgaaatattttagagctgagtaCCCGAAAAACTGTGTATACACTAAGATTGTTATTTAGAAATTTCCAAGACTTTCCCGGTCTGGAAAtcctaatttaaaaatgtatttttccaggATATTTCCTGGTTTTCGACGTCTGTGTGAACCCTGTACAAAATGATTTGCTCCGAAACTCTGGAACTCGCACAGCTGATATTAGACAAGCACAGACCCTGAGTTTCCTTAAatcatatattaaaatatattatttcaggAAAGCTTTCCCTTGATTGATTAAGTCTTATTATTAAACTCTCTTTATGTGGATGattgtattgtgttgtgtatattTTATTCCTGTTTTTATTCTTATATCTTGTTACCTCTACCTTGCTacctttaaatgtgctatataaaaatAGAGATTCTAATGTTATTATATGTATAATGAATCAAATTCCTATTAAACAAGGTACCAATGTATGTTGTCTCCTGAATTCAATCACAAGTAAGAGGTACATCAGATCGCCTGACTATCAGTATCATGTTTTGTGTTTGATTTACTGTGCTGGACATATCAGACATGCTTCTCGTAGATGAAAAAGAACACGATTGGGTCATCTTGTCAGGAGACTGTGGACTGCTCAATAGGTTCACACACTCCAGGGAATTCAGGTTTACTTGTGAGCAGAGGTGGTTAGAGTAgcaaaaaactgtactcaagtaaaagtaaagtactaatgttaaaaatatcttgagtaagagtaagaaagtaacAAATTAAAGGATTACTCAATTAGCGAGTAACTAGTTTCATTGCATATTACAATGTAAAGATCTGATTATTCATTTTAACACCTTGAGTGCATAAATCATGTACCTATGTCATCCTTTATACCCACTGTTACAGTGatagtttaaaaatgaaaatgattatataatttattcaccctcatgatctAAACCAGTTAGacacaatgaacacaattaaggagatgttagacagaattttagcctcattcacaattcacttccatttgtttgtacattttgaaagtgaatggtgactgaggatgtcagtccctaacattctgcctaacaccttgTTTTTGGTTCCAGAAAGGTTTGGCAGATTTATAAGCACTGATGTATTGCAACActgatataataaaatgtataattaaaaactGAGGTCAAAAGAGCCTGTAGGTACTTGTCACGCTGAAACTGACCATAACCATAACAAAGCCCATGTTTTCATTATCACCACAACTTACCGCAACATGTTAGTTGAATCCATAAATCTGTATGCTGAAATTCCCGCTTGCTTTGGTGTTGAATGAATGCATCACAAAAAAGTAACTCTTAATTTTCACTGtgagaaagtgtttgttttgagcatttACTGCTGTTGCTGCAGTAATGAACTTGAGTCGAGTAACAGAGCACTGCTGTAATGTTCCAGTgccgtaaaagtcccattcaaaaattacacatttattaaaacttacTGAATTAAAACCaataatgtaacgacagtaacgcccCCATTGTAACGaagagtaaaacattttcatttgaatttaacTTGTACCTTGTAAAAAAGTACCCACCAATAAATCTACTCTTAATAGTACATTGAGTACTCTTAAAAGTAAATTTAGCGTTACCCACCTCTGCTTGTGAGGAAAAAAGCCAAGGCAAACATTCCTACTCCGACTCTTTTCTATCAATAATAGATGAGATCATATTTATTCTAAATAAAGCCTTTAGATTGATTGCTGTAGGGTTATGTTTGTTATGAGGTTATTAGCTTTTTTGTTGTTAGTTTATTTTCATTTGAGGCACTCCAGTGTTAAATTATATTCTAGCCCACCAGCATAAAAcgttttaaatcagcataaaaataaaatataaaacatacctCTCTGCTATCTTGTGTATAACATTGTTATAACACTGTAACTAGATTTTTATATAAGTGTGATAATCAAAGATCAATGAAAGATGTCAATGAAAGATAATCATAGACAACAAACATCGGACAGTTCATCATGAAGGTTTGCGTTATGAGGTTAAGCGCGGTCAAAAGCATCTTATCCGATAATGCAAGAGTGATCTGCAGATGTGGAGCGCTTACGTGGAGTCTTGGTTGAAAGAGGCGCAGCACAGAACCGGCGGGCCGCCAGGACCGTCGGCTCCCTCTCCGGACTCCATCCCGATTCCCAACGACCTCCTTCCCTCCCTCCGCTCTGGATCGGAGGCCTGGGATCGGTTGTACCTTTTGGACAAATTGTGACAAACCGAAGTCCTACTTAGAATATACTCCGAAACTTCAACTATCCTCCTGTCTcacattaataaaattaaaacgcgatgtttttgtaaatgtacaaCTCCATACGGAGCAACGGTCATCATAAAGCAAAACAAACCCAGCTGATGTTGCGTCACATCAACACCACATTCTAGAGGTTGAAGAAAATGCGCCGTGTAGTCGTTCGGCACAGCGCTGATTGGTCAAGTGAACTGAGACAGACGCTGATTGGCTTCAAATGCGGAAGTAATTAAAGGGGGCGTGGTGTGTCTTTGTAACTGTTGCAGTTTTACGTTATCCAAAGACATTTTTACACGGCCTGCCTTCATACAAATTCCAGGAATATACACGACTTACAAAGCTTTACTTCCTACAAGAAATATTTATTACAATCATTTGCATGAAAGCGACACTTAACAAGACGTTGTTTTGTAGTGTGTGAGGTGCATATATATAGTTGCAATACAAAtagatacaaaaatacaaaataaaaaaatcagtcagAGGCTTTTATTtatgaattgtgtttttatttgatgctttgttttattaaatgcaaaACTATAgagtatagtattttttttttttacattagcagcaattttgaaatagaaaaatatGCAGTTATGATAGTCATTGCTCACAAGATTAGCTCACTTTATGCAGCCAAATTTTCTCTTAGTTCTGTTTGGGGGATTATTGAAACGTTCCCTATTATTCAGGTAATACTGCCGAAAAAAGCTATTACATAACACATTTATGAGATCATCCATCCCAGTACAGTTCTCATCATAATCAATATAACATTATCATATTGTACTGTACTAAGGGCTACACAAGTAGGTGAGCAGACAGTAAAGAAGACTAGAATTGTTTTCCTCTCTCACCAGATCCTGTGAGGTTTCAGTGCTAAAGagaaaattagaaaagaaaacacatttgtaGTAGATGAGTAGATGAAGGTGACTGAGCGGTGTGAATAAATGGATCAccaaaagtataatttttttaaattacaatacCTTGAAATCCCAAACAACCATGGCACCATCTAAGCCTATGCTGCTGAATTTCTCCACTTTGGCCCTCACCCCTTCCAGAATACATAGTTGGCTTTGATTGAAACAAAATTCATTTTTagcaaactgcagtgggttttgtttaaaatgttgcctGCATGGGAAAAGTGCTAAAATACACAAGATTAAAAGCAGATGTCAAGCCTTACGTGATGCTGTTCTGGTGCAGACTGCCCAGCTCAGTGTCTTCCTCCTCTGTAACAGCTTTTTTGTCAAGATTACGGAAATGTTGCATAGCAGACATGTTGCCCTTAGAGGTCTGCTTGGGAATGTCCACTTTCTTCACAAACACCAAGCTTCCAGGACCCTTGTATGAAAACTGATATGGGCAGCAATCATGCCCCTAGGATCCCCaccgcacacatgcacaaaaacaaaacaaaacaatcattAGCAAATTAAGACAATTGagaactctccctttaagaacttaaagggagagttcaccatGCAATTATCCCAATGTTTTTCCAAACATATTTGAGTttcttccatgggacacaaaaggagaattaaagtgaatggtgactgaggttgacattcagcctaatattgtgtgtgtgtgtgtgtgtgtgtgtgtgtgtgtgtgtgtgtgtgtgtgtgtgtgttccatggaaaaaagaaagtcatacaagtttggaacaacacaagtgtgtgtaaatgatgtgagaatgatcattttgggtgaactatccctttaaaacagagCAGATCTTTTGTAGGATGCGatgcagtgcacacacacacacacacacacacacacacacacacacacacacacacacacacatatatatatatatatatatatatatatatatatatatatagggaaaaattaagagaccactgcaaaattatcagtttctctgcaTTTACTATTCATAGGTATGTGTAtgagtaaaatttatatttttgatttattctataaattactgacaacatttctctcaaattccaaatataaatattgtcatttaaagCATATATTTGCAGAAATTGACAActggccaaaataacaaaaaatatgcagTGGATGGAAGACCACCAAATCAAGATCCTGTCATGTCCAGCCAAATCTCCAgaactgaaccccattgaaaacctctggaatgtgatcaagaggaatatGAATGGTCACaatccatcaaacaaagccgagctaaattaatgtttgtgtcaagagtggcataaagtcacccaacagcaatgtgaaagactggtagaagCATGCCAAGAcatatgaaagctgtgattgaaaatcagggtaaTTCCACCAAttactgatttctgaactcttcctaagttaaaacattaatattgtgttattttctttgcattatttgaggtctgaaaacactatatcatttttgttatttagaccagttgtcattttctgcaaataattgctcaaaatgacaatattgttattttgaatttgggagaaatgttgtcagtactttatagaataaataaaaaatattaatttgactcaagtatatacctataaatagttaatccagagaaactgataattttgcagtggcctcttaattttttccacagctataaatgtatatatatatatatatatatatatatatatatatgtatatatatatatatatatatatatacactcacctaaaggattattaggaacaccatactaatactgtgtttgaccactttcgccttcagaactgccttaattctacgtggcattgattcaacaaggtgctgaaagcattctttagaaatgttggcccatattgataggatagcatcttgcagttgatgaagatttgtgggatgcacatccagggcacgaagctcctgttacaccacatcccaaagatgctctattgggttgagatctggtgactgtgggggccattttagtacagtgaactcattgtcatgttcaagaaactaatttgaaatgatttgagctttgtgacatggtgcattatcctgctggaagtagccatcagaggatgggtacatggtggccataaagggatggacatggtcagaaacaatgctcaggtaggccgtggcatttaaacgatgcccaattggcactaaggggcctaaagtgtgccaagaaaacatcccccacaccattacaccaccaccaccagcctgcacagtggtaacaaggcatgatggatccatgttctcattctgtttacgccaaattctgactctaccatcagaatgtctcaacagaaatcgagactcatcagaccaggcaacatttttccagtcttcaactgtccaattttggtgagctcttgcaaattgtagcctctttttcctatttgtagtggagatgagtggtaccggtggggtcttctgctgttgtagcccatccgcctcaaggttgtgcgtgttgtggcttcacaaatgctttgctgcatacctcagttgtaacgagtggttatttcaggcaaagttgctcttctatcagcttgaatcagtcggcccattctcctctgacctctagcatcaacaaggcattttcgcccacaggactgccgcatactggatgtttttcccttttcacaccattctttgtaaaccctagaaatggttgtgcgtgaaaatcccagtaactgagcagattgtgaaatactcagactggcccgtctggcatcaacaaccatgccatgctcaaaattgcttaaatcacctttctttaccattctgacattcagtttggagttcaggagattgtcttgaccaggaccacacccctaaatgcattgaagcaactgccatgtgattggttgattagataattgcattaatgagaaattgatcaggtgttcctaataatcctttaggtgagtgtataatatatatatatatatatatatatatatatatatatataagctgatAAACCAGGCCAGGGATTTGATTAAGCTCTGATAACAAGAAGATATCTCAGTGTGAAATGGAGCTATAAGATATAATTACCGCTGATACAATCTCAGACTCACTGACATAGAGCACACTCAGCAAAGGCAGATGTTCTGTTGTCAGCTGAGTAACCCTGCAATGCATTCAATTTAAAATTTAGGCAATGTAAAAGTGACTGGAAAAGGTCATATTGTGGAATCATTACTTTCAGTGAACGTGGAAGTCTCTCAGACAGCAGACACCAATGGATGTtgactttttgaattattttggtttgatttgacATTTTGTGTATATGTGACAGTGGAGATGAGGTTAATGTATGTTATAAATTCTGGTAATTACTCTTTTCCCTGGGTGGCATCTGCTACACTGATGGCGCTGTTGTGGCTAACCCAGGCAAGTGTATCTCCAGACGGAGAGAAACAGACACTGTGCACCCAGCCAACACAGTCTTTATGCTCCAGAAGCACCTCCCCAAAGGGCATTTTGGCTCCCCAGGGTGTTGGTCCAGGCCTGTCCTCGATGTCCTTGATATATGCAGAAAAGATTCTAGAACAAATATCAAGACCTATAtcagagacagtttagcagagactggttttaaaaatgaatgggagcaattggaacacccaacagcCAACGGATGTAgcaaaggaagtcccaccttactgGAAAAATAAGCAATCACGCTTTAGATCCGGATATTGCATGTAAGTCAGATCGAGAATGCTGATgtgcattagctgaaccagcttgaatttatttttatttttttgctgtgatctgaactaaagaagcacaatttataatagtattgttgttagattttactgctgattttaaatatgttctttgattgtaatcttgaccaacagttttggagatttaagtacttttttggagcttgtttaaatagaaaatagctgcccaggagcattccaaagatggctacAGATTGAACTGACTTGTATTAAAAAGGGACTTTGCCTATGTTACAAAAACTGAGGGTTCTAAAAGGCACAATGTGCTGCTTTTAAATTTAGTATTCAAACCTGCAGTGGAGATCAGCAGAGCCAGCTGCCAGCAACATGTTGTTGGGATGCCAGTCTAGACTCAGAACTGTTGAGTTAATGGGTTTTTTGATATGCTTACTCAGCCACCTATAGAGTCAATGATGAACAATGTGTGAATGTGAACAGAGTTTGCAAAAGAGAGATGTGGCAAAGTCACATAGGAGTTAATAGGATAAAGACAGCACCACAGGTGTTAAACAAGCATCCTTGTCTTGATCAAGAATAGACGATCAAAAGGGGCTCTGGCATGATTCATTAATACTACAGACCTCACCCCACTCCACATTTCTAGTGAATGAACTGGAAGCAATACCAACAGTGATTTCAACATCTCTCTTGACTCCTTTTTTAGGCTAATAATAAAAGGGGTAGTTCActcttaattaaaattatttaatgatttactcatccttatgttattccaaagctacactcactgaacactttattaggaacactatggtcctaataaagtgctcaatgtggtcttctgcttgttacctcaaggtttgacgtgttgtgcattctgagatgctattctgctcactacagttgtatagagtggttatctgagttaccgtagcctttctgtcatcttgaaccagtttggccattctccgttgacctctctcaccaacaaggtgtttccatcctcagaactgctgctcactgaaaGATTTTTTTTGGGCTCCATTCTAAGTAAacgctagagactgttgtatgtgaaaatcccggGAGATCAgccattacagaaatactcaaaccagccagtctgacaccaacaatcatgccatggtcaaaaccactgagatcacattttcccccattctgatggctgatgtgaactttAAATGAAGCCCCTgaaccgtatctgcatgattgtatgtattgcactgctgccacacgattggctgattcgaaaattgcataaataagtgtaacccgctcacacacacacaagacgagacagtcacaatgtaaatcaaaactgcttttatttttaaagagcagacgaaggtacagtggggaaaatccagagggagaatggtcgaggtaagcgtagggtcgagagccggagAAACAGGATAtaagaatgacgagactagtgggagcaaaagacaggggaacaaggggagctggcaagctaagaggaagacaagaggagttcaaaactagacgagactagcggggggcaaagacacgggaaactaaatacactAACCAACACccatgaaacggatgtgctgtggtatttataggagaaggtgcaggtgtaaacaatgaaaggtgatgagacgagtgcaggtgaaactaatgtgcaggagtgcagatgacgcgcgtgcaggtggtcataatgttctggggattgggagcgggaagcgagcgaggagggagacctgctaatgagcatgggagctcgtaatagcaaaacgagtgtgcaatctcgaacgagcaaaacgggcgtggaagcccgagggaggaaaaagagcgtacgagctcaagggggcagagcgagggagcggggttcgtgacaataagTAAGTGTATgggttttcctaataaagtgctcagtgagtgtactttGCATTATGCAGTAAGCATATGTATTATTATTCCATTCCAAATGTAGCCATTGAAATGTGGGAGTCTCACCAGTCATTCTCCTTTTCAAAGTAGCACACTGAAACCAGTTTGGCCCCGCTTCCAAGAGCAAACTTGTTCTCAAGAGGTGACCACTTGACGCATGTGGCAGCTCTATTGATGCGGACCAGCACCAAAGTTGGCTTCCAGACCCCATCTTTAAGTGTCCATACATAGGCATTCCTATCTGAGGCACATGTCACTATACGGTTGGACTCTGGGGCCCAATCAATCCCTATAAATGAAATCAACAATTGTATTAGTtatttttatgttcatttatCATGACTATTTATGGATGTGAATTAGAATCCAGGGCtatagatttaaagggatagttcacccaaaaattgtaatttgtttatcatttactcaccctcatgctataccaaatgtgtattactttcttcttctgctgaacacaatcaaaatgttttagaaataaattttagctctgtatgttcatacaatgcaagtgaatggtggcagaactttgaaggtcaaaaaagcctataaaggcaacataaaagtaattaaaacgacccagtggttaaatccatctccactttcacattcttctttcgcttttggcaattcacattctttgatcatatcaccacctactgggcagggaggataaagTTTAGTaagaaatgacttaaatattgatttgtttctcacccacatctattatattgcattataaggtatggatttaaccttTTATActacctttaaagttctggccaccgttcacttgcattgtatgtacctacagagctgaaatagtcttctaaaaacctttggattcagcagaagaaagaaagtcatacacatctgaaatggcatgaggtcACCTTCGTgcaataaatgatgagagaattttcatttttggctgaactatcacttGAAGTCTCCAGTTCCGGTAAATAGATAACAACTATTATTAAACTAAGTTATTAAAGAATACCAGTTACAATGCAGtataaacatttgtgtgtgttttgtttattcgCAGTGCAGTTCTTGCATTCCTTTGGAGAGCTGAGATAATGTTTGCTTTATACTATAGGTCAATCACACAGTAGGTATCAGTGAGTTAATGACTAATGTGGCAGCTATTTCCTTTTGCCTTACCTGTGATTCGGCCACTGTGTTCTGTCAGGTCGTGAATCTTGATCcattcttttcctttcttttgatAAATGTTCACAACATTGTTGTTGGGACTAATGGCGAGTTCTAAGAGGAAGATTACATTTTTaggatttctatttattttatacacactAAATATATAAGTGTTGTGTTGCGGTTACAGGAATTCTTCTGGAAAGAAGAATTCTCTATAAAGTGGCACAATTAGAGTAAGTTCATAGCAAGCTGATTCTCCCATGGACAATCTGATTTTCCTCTGAGTAGATTTTAATGGATGACAATTACCAGGGGAAAAGGGAATTGCAGGCAGCAACATTAGGAGCCTAAAGGGATgtaatttatattgaaatgtaGCTCAACTGGTTTGTTCTTACGTGTGCGGTCTTTGTTCCAGGCATGACAGGACAGAGGCTCCAATCCAAAACTGCAGAGGGACATGTTTCAACGAGGAGACCCTGGAATGCACCACAGATTTCAGGAGCTGATTGCAATCATGGAAATGTACAGTGACTAAAAAAGGAACGCAAAGTGTAAGCTTGGAGAACTCCACCCAAATCATCTTGATTATGATTTCTCAGAATGATATAATCTATTAGGGGCAAACCTGTTTATTTTCACcattttcactgaaaatgttccATTGTAACTACATGCACATTTGCAATGCACCCAATATTTAGATCCATTACCAAACTTCAACATTTATGCCAAGTACAAGTTGTTTACATTTAACAAACAGGTTATATCTACATGTATCATACTgaaaatgtgtcatttaaaacttttttttttttatcagataaaGGAACCCATAAAGACTCCCAGTAAAgttatgctacattgttgtaaCATAGCACTAGCA comes from the Xyrauchen texanus isolate HMW12.3.18 chromosome 12, RBS_HiC_50CHRs, whole genome shotgun sequence genome and includes:
- the zgc:86896 gene encoding actin-related protein 2/3 complex subunit 1A-A — its product is MSLCSFGLEPLSCHAWNKDRTQLAISPNNNVVNIYQKKGKEWIKIHDLTEHSGRITGIDWAPESNRIVTCASDRNAYVWTLKDGVWKPTLVLVRINRAATCVKWSPLENKFALGSGAKLVSVCYFEKENDWWLSKHIKKPINSTVLSLDWHPNNMLLAAGSADLHCRIFSAYIKDIEDRPGPTPWGAKMPFGEVLLEHKDCVGWVHSVCFSPSGDTLAWVSHNSAISVADATQGKEVTQLTTEHLPLLSVLYVSESEIVSAGHDCCPYQFSYKGPGSLVFVKKVDIPKQTSKGNMSAMQHFRNLDKKAVTEEEDTELGSLHQNSITQLCILEGVRAKVEKFSSIGLDGAMVVWDFKH